Within Porites lutea chromosome 2, jaPorLute2.1, whole genome shotgun sequence, the genomic segment TAACAGCGAAAACATTTTATTACCTTGTTAGTGTCTTAGCTAAAAGCGACTGAGGCTAGTGTTTTTTGCACaatatttcagttttttacTTATCGGCTTTATggatactttttattttactgaaatttaTAGAAAATATCACAGAAAAGGGGGAAGGTCCCCTCTACCCGACCCCTTGATGAACCAGTCATGAATATATTTCTCTACCAGTTCAGTTTCATTCATTTCCTCGCCAAGTCCTCTCATAAATTGTTGCAAAGCAATCAAAGAATGGAGCTGGGCCAAATCTGttggaaagaaaaaacggaAGTAAATATGAGCTAAATGTAATACACTGTAGAGCTGGAAGTGAGGAACGGGTGAATTATTCGTTCTGATGACGAGCCAAAACTCGATAATAAAGCCTTTTAAAACGCCCATATTTCTACTTATTGAACTAACGCACTTTGTTGTAGTACGGCGAACTTGCATACCATCTCTCTCTTGATCGTCTTAttaaatgaaccaatcagaacgacTTAAAGTTAGTCAAACGCCGTTGTTATGTCTGCATGAAATTCCTAACTCTTCCCCTCTGCGAGCAATAGCAATCACAAACTCCTTGCTTGACTTTCCTCACATTTTTTCTTATCAGAAAAATTTATGAACCCGACTAACAAGGCTTCCCAAAATATCCCGCTATATCCTTCCCCACAATTTTGCCTACCCTTAGTAAATGAAAGGCCCCAAAATTAAATGGGCAAAGTTCAACGACTAATCGCATTACAGAAGAAGTGTCTACCGTAGTTAGTGTAAAACGGACATCTCTAAAACAAAAGCTAGACCAATTTTAATAAAAGAGCCCCTCTGTTTACTTCTTTCACAACTGTACGTAAATCTCAAAAGCTGTAGAAAATCAATACCAACGTCGTATCCAGGGCTAATATTATAACTGGAAACACGGATAACTTGTTTTCACTCACCGTGAGCAAATTTAGCGATGAAACGCGACAATAGCACCTGCCTCTTGAAGAATGTACTAAGCTCTTGCATGTCTTGAACCATCACGTACATCCCTCCAGTCACTTGAGCGATGCTTTCAAGAAGTTTCTTTCATAAGGAAGGCAAAATTGAAAGTTTAATGGGACAGTAGCCGCGTAATGTTATATAATAATATGTCTTAGCGGGAGTATTCGATTATTTCAATATACgcgtggtaaaaaaaaaaccgaaaaactCCAAATTAATAGTTAATTAAAAAGATcaaatcattaattttaatacTTTCTATTACTCCAGCtggcagaaaaaaattgacgaAGATGATCATCAGTCTTTCCCTATAGCCAAggtaattgttaattattttgatttgttaCGCGGAAATATAAGGTGGTCAGTTGTATAATTAATCTATAACATTCCAGGAAAGCAGATGTCGGTCATTTTGTTCATTACCACGAAATCCTTCAACAAAGACCGGCTAGTATCTTTATTTCTTGAGTCATGAATTAAAACTAGTTTTCAAGCAAAATGCAACTATGGGTTTAAATTGGTTAAGGAGAACGTTAGAACAATTATAATTTTAGATCTTTTACAGCTTCATCATAGTCTCAGTCAAATTcgaaaagacaaacaaaattgtCCTTACCTTGTCTGCTTTGCCACACCCAACACAAGCAATTGGAATCTTATGTGGAAGGCCCACCTCTTGCCAGCGAGCTCCAAAAAGAACTGCAGCGACTAACACTTCTTTCAAGGCCTGTGAAAACAATCCAGAAACATCTAAACTTCCCACCTCCTTCTCTAGTTGAGTACAAATAAAAACAGGCGAACGTAGCCAGACGACTGGTGAATATTACATCAGCGCGTGgctttttctattcttttttcttgttttcagttAAGACGTACAGTCATAAAACTTTAACGCGGGGCGCAGAGACGTTACTTGCGGCCTTGATTCCAGTTAAAGGTTACAGCTGAAAGCGCGAATCACCTTTGATGCCTCGCTAGGAAAGCTTTGCTTTTCGAATGGGTCGCCTGTAGGGCGAGTCGTTCGTTCCTATTGAGCGGGAGCATTGGATAAAATTTTGGATAATTACCATGATTTGTAACAAGATCGCATGTCCAATTTAATCGGTCAAACAATCGAATCTACATTATACGGTGAAGGCGATTCGCGCTACCAACTGTAAAATGTACCGGAATCaaggtcacaaataactcctATGCCCCCTTCGACTTAAACAGTACCTCCTTGCGCATTTATTCTGTCACACCGTTTCATTACGTTTCTGTTCTTCTTGGATCCGGACAGTTCCCCTCTTTCAGGATTTCTTGAACACAAGGTTGCATTGCTTTCAGACGTGTTGACTTGACATTCAAAGTTTAAGTTTTGAATTTTATCATTGTCATACGATTTCGgctggtttaaaaaaaatactaagtGGCAAGCTTTAGATTATTTTAACTGACAGAGAAATCATAGCCTTACTTGTTCCGTGTCGCGTCCATTTTCATCCGTAGGCTTTCCATCAGTCATAAGGATAATACGTGGGCAGAGTTTTCTTCCGTTTACATTAACCACACCCCctaaaaagttgaagaaaacaACTAGAGCTGGTAAAATAAAGCgttgtttattaaattaatGCCGTTCATGGCAGTTAGGGGCTCTTAGATACTCAATGAAAATGTTTGAGTGCATTACAGGTTAAATTCAAACAGCATTGGTTCTCATGTAATTAGTTTGCGGATTTACTGATACAAAGTATTAAAGCACGAATGGGATGGCTGACAATGCAAAATATGAAATGTACCCCACCCCGTGACAGCAATTTAGATGTAACGCGTAGATCGTCAAAAGCTACGCCTCAGGCAATATTTGGGCGACTGGTATGTGTAGCCTGCCTTGCAACCGGCCCGCGTACTCGTCTAAATCATTtgtatacagaaggtttagagcgtctgcgatgCAGGCAAGGTATGTGTAGGGCTAAAGAAATTCAGGTCCACTAAAATCTTACAGAGCTTACATCGAAGGGCAGCTGAAACCTGATGTCAGGAAATCGTTCTATCACTAAAACGTGGACAGCGGCGTCTTACCGTTGGTCACTATTTCTTTCAGTGCTGTCAACAAGCCGTCCTTCATAGGAGTCACACCATTAGCTTTAAGACCAGCtaaaagaggaagaagaggtaACTGAGTATCAGTGATGGTAGACGTTACGTAGGAtcttttaacaattattccacgagtgcgcgttggatgtGCTACGCGCTTCGTTGGCCATAATTATCTCATATCCAGCAAGTGCgattttatttgtaaaaacaaccgattttcagcttgtttttaattttgaacgggcgcgtacagttaccatatttggagagcatggtataatggctgatataccatgatggctaaggcCATCATAGCTCCAGAATGGCATTATCcaataattaataatttgtAACACGTCGACGCTTCAGTTATAGACCACCTTGGAAATTAACTTGAAAACTAGCAATAGATCTGGCCCTTTACGAGTATGGGCCCCGGTAAGTAACCAAACGCTGAGATGATGGAGGCTGGTCGGTTACCTTGGCAGTTATTTAAATTCATTATTGATTGTTTACTGCGAAGGCTATTTCCAACATTCACATCATGTTTCTTCGCCGAATTTGTCACATATTTGGTAGTGAaggaaaattttattgttttcccctATCCAAATCCCCACCACCACTTTCCGAAATACATTTAGCAGCATCCAACCGAACATACACTATACGTAACATAAAATAACGTGCTAGATTCTTTCCCGAGCTCGAGCTTTCCCAATATATTAACACTTACACACATAAATTCAGAACACTTACCAATTTTTCTACGAATGCTGGGGTAATCTGTTGACAGGCTGTGCAAAACTTGCGTCTTTGCTCCAAATTCCACGATGGCGACATTTTCCTGttcaaatgaaatgaaaagtcagtttaaaaaataaaattcaattaACTATGCGAACGTATAATACGAAGGACGGTTAAGTCAAGTGGAATTCACTGATTAATGAAATGGAACTAGAAGAATTAAGGACGTCCGGTAGTGCAAATATAACCTTTACCTCCACAtcaccaccccccaccccctcccccacaatCACTGCATTAATGTGTTCGTGTCGATTTCCTGTAAAGGATTCCACTACTACGCCTCAAGTGAGTAATCTTTGAACTTATAGTTAAGGAGTCGTTTCTTGGAAAATCACGCGCGCGCGCGTagcagagaaaaacaaaattgaagcaCAGTCACATTGTTTAACAATGAAGAAAGCAGAACCAATTTTTTTATAATCCTGCCTATAAAGACAGCGagctaatgttttgttttcttttcctccttagagttttaaatgcatctttttcatttctttgtcttcGTAAGATTATAATTTTTGCAATTAGTTAACCGCCaaatatttatttgaaaactgaTGAATCTCTCTCGCTTTCTACTTTTTTTACCTCAATTTAattgcagttattttcttttcgtattATTCTTGGCCCGCCTAGACGAGCTACAGCTATTTGCGGTGCCAGgacacttgtaaaaatattctttagaaaatttattataaaatcgtgtcttgtcttgtcttgtcttaacAATAGCTCTCAGTCAAGGAGAGCCTGAGGAattctaaatattttttaaaactcttattGACGGCTTTTTTGACCAATGAGCGTACAGAAATTTCTACAATTATATTTTGTCGTAAAAATAGGACCTCGGCTTCTTGATAAACATCGTAAACAAGTCATTTCCGATTAAGGCCGGAAGGAGCTGCTTTCTGAGAAATTGATGATCTAGCTGTAAACAACAATTATTCACAAGATCGCACAACCACGAATGGTGGTTTTAAGAAGGAAATCAacagttaattaaaaaaaaaggaacaaaatatcaatcgaTATCTTTGGcagtaagaaaaataattcgtTTAGGGCTATAACCGTTTCTctatttaaaaacaagaaagcaaCTGGTTACCTGTAAACCCGCTTGTCTTGCAGTGTCTTCCACTCCATCAAGAAACTTCGAGGCTGCAGCCTTGAGCTGGTTTATACCTTCATTATTGTTAGAGCCCATGGAGCCCGAGGTATCCAGGCACAGAACTGTATCCAGGGGCATCTTCTTTAACTTTGTGCTAAGAAAGGTGTATTGCGATAGATAATATACAAGTATCAgtaaaagtcattttaaaaaGCCAAAGCCTTCGCTAGGCGCGGCTCTGAACGCTCACAGCTGGGTTCCAAGCTCAAGAAGGATCTAATTCTTTCCACAGCAAGCATTTGGAACTACAAGAAGAGAGTTTTGTCATAGCTTTAACTTTTCTTCAACACACCTATGCAATTTCTTTCTTGATATGCAAGAACTAACTATACTGCGTCATAATTCATAACTTTCTGCACAGACATAACAATACAATTCCAAAAAAGCGAAGTTCATAACTGTCAACATTGACTTAACTTCACTGTTTTGTTATACAAATGTCCTCAAGATTTCTAGCTGCTCTGACAAGCTTTCAATGGTGCTATATACTCTCCGTCTGGTGTAGCATATGAAGTAAGCTTCACTTCCTCCAGGCGAAGCGCAGCAGCTAGGTTTCAAACCGAAACTAACTTCCGCCACTTCCGCCCGAAAAATATTTATCCCTTAGCACTGAGGTCGACATTGAACCCTAATGAAGAAATTAAATCTATCTTTTTATTCGTTTAAAAAGACTTTCCTCACGACACATACCTCAATTTAGAAAGTCGAGACTTGAAAAGTGTTGGAGAATCAGTTCTGTTCTTCGGATATACAAAACAGAGTGCATCCAGTTATTTATAAACACCCAAACAACGAATCAGGTCAAACCAGTTTCTACGCCTTTGCCTCGTTTTCGTAACGAGGAAGGAGTTAGgagatttgcaatgtttgaataCTTTTTTCTTGCATGGTCAGGGCGTTGAGGTCGAGGAGAAACAGCTTACTGTAAATTGCAAATATACTATCCATATCCTTCAGGGATTTTAAGGGAATGGTGTGTGGGTTTTTTAACGTCCCAAAGAATTTGATCGTATGTGCAAGGTTTGTGACACGAAGCTCATCATTATCATATCGTCATTATCCGAGAACAGTAGACTGGCAATGTCATAACAATAGCAGCATATTCTCCTCACTTCTTTAAAGACCCAGCTGAGTATTGAATTGGACCGCGGCCAGGCTGTTACTGGCGTCAGAACACGATCCTGCCCGCCTGCAGGAAAGATGCTTACTTCACCAAACTGGATAGAAACGTAAATTGAATTTAATCTAGTCATCCGCGTGgaaattagggagctttagcatcgccAACGGCGACGGTAGAGAAAACGTCGCTTTGAAATGGTATTCGCGTTTGTTGAAAcgttgtcgcgtttatt encodes:
- the LOC140924863 gene encoding UPF0353 protein Mflv_3659-like gives rise to the protein MPLDTVLCLDTSGSMGSNNNEGINQLKAAASKFLDGVEDTARQAGLQENVAIVEFGAKTQVLHSLSTDYPSIRRKIAGLKANGVTPMKDGLLTALKEIVTNGGVVNVNGRKLCPRIILMTDGKPTDENGRDTEQALKEVLVAAVLFGARWQEVGLPHKIPIACVGCGKADKKLLESIAQVTGGMYVMVQDMQELSTFFKRQVLLSRFIAKFAHDLAQLHSLIALQQFMRGLGEEMNETELRPLMALLLAMIVADDDSDDNSGNYPKPPPVGTRVRRGPDWKWGDQDKHGPGTIIKNDSTPGWVDVQWDSDTKNSYRYGKESAYDIKVVDENRRVIIDLEGIQVGCRVIRGRCVDALS